AACTGTCAACAACCAGTGATAAAGCAATGACTGCTGGTTACATCATGTGAACACGTGCTGTAGAGACAgccaggcttttattgtgaaagagtCTCTTCCTCGGCCCCAGGCTGCCATCATTGTCTGGCCCCTGTGCTTCTGAAAGCCCAAGTAACAGCCACAGTCTCAGTTTTTCTGTCATGTTGTTTCTCCACCACGCCCTCCTTGTAGAACCGAGCAGGGATGAAAAGGCTGAATATCATAATTGTAGCCGAGGGGGCCATTGATCGTAACAACAAACCCATTACCACTGACTTTATAAAGGATGTAAGTACAGAGCTTTGTGAGAAGCTCCAGCTTCGACTGCCTCTGTATGACCTCTACTACTGTACTGCTGCCCTGGTGTGGCTTTGACTCTGTTGCTGTGTTTCTGGAATGCTCTATCAGGCACACTGGCTAGTTTGGTAAGAGAGCTTTCACCATACTGTACTACTGCTGCTGTAAGACACCCTGACTTAACCTTACACCTCGTCATTTATCCACTGTACTGCTTTACACAtagttttttgttattttgacaCAGCTCAGGCAGATTATCACACAATGTCATGATGCCCCTCTACtaactgtttatttttatttgtaaagatttgtttattttaacttGAATATTTCTGTTTAATTTAGCATCTTTCTGCCTGGGAGCTAAGAGCTAACATGACTGAAAAATTAGAATGGCTTGCTTGTGCTTTGCTGTTTCCCCTTCTGTTTTTAcatagtgtttgtgtttcagtgtgtgctgcacagtACCTGTTTATGTATTGTATCTACAGTATTGTGGCATAGACATTAGTTAGCACTGcatactttatttatttgttaattCATAATATTCATATAGATTAatggttttatatttacaatagCAACTTCTATTGGAAGACTAATTATACATGTCCTGCCAAATCTTGTGTATTTTATCCTACTAGCTTGTTGTCAAACAATTGGGTTTTGACACACGAGTGACAATCTTGGGGCACGTGCAGAGAGGAGGGACCCCGTCTGCCTTTGACCGTATCTTGGTAAGTCCAGTTCTTCGATTGATCGCTCAGTTAGGTGGCTGTTTTCTCACACATCTAAATTTCTGCTTTTCTGTGTCATGTGGTAGCAAAATGTGgattattgttttaaataaacatgctaaTAAAACAGATCATATTGGCCTGCTTTAAAGCTTTTACACACGTTGCCCTCTTTCCATGTCATGTCAGTAGTGGGAGGAGTATTAACAGCCTAGTTTCACAGAACATTTTCTGGTTTAATcctatgtggtgtgtgtgtctgaggagaAATGTCCTCCAGTTTTAGGCTAAGCACATTAACAGATTTATGGTCCAGCACATGAAGCGCTGCATCCCACTGAGCAGCAGATCCACAAAACAAATGTCTAGTCCTTGTAATAGAGACACAAATCTGCACAAGTTTctgataagtgtgtgtttgctcacaCAGGCTAGTCGCATGGGTGTGGAGGCTGTTCTCGCTCTTCTGGAGACTACGGCCAACACTCCGGCCTGTGTGGTCTCTCTGTGCGGGAACCAGTCAGTGCGCCTGCCTCTCATGGAGTGTGTAGAAATGGTAAGTGCTTTACAGTGCTGGAACCAGTCCAAGACCAGCACacaatcaatacacacacatttacaaaaagCTGAGGAGATAGGGGAGCAGCCAATGGGGACAAGAAGCTTAAGTAATGATGACAAACAGCACAGCCAATTGGGTTTGGAGTGGCACTAATGTTCACAAGAGAGTCGTATTGTTTGAGAGGCAGTTATGTCTGGTTAATGATCATCTGGAGCATTTGGCAGGGTTGGCGTCAGGCTGCCAGTATGATGTAAGAGGAAGCCATCTCCATAGAAACGCACAAAGGagctttgttattgttctgtcatGTTTGGATTTTGACAGATCTCAGGGGAGGATTtctctgctgttgtctgttatatttttttaaaggcagaCAGTACGGGTCAAAACGGTTCCATGATGTTTATGTCAGAACAGATGACGATGTTTACTCTCAGTTGCACAGTGGTGTTAGCCGATTTACATTCACAAGCTCTGCAGTGCATTTATACTTTGGGAAAACATGGCATACGTCTACTTAAATTAAACTGAGACACTTTGGTTCCCCTCAGACACAAGAGGTCCAGAAGGCCATGGACCAGAAACGGTTTGAGGAAGCAGTCAAGCTTCGGGGCAGGTATGCTCTGACTTCCATGAAAACATGGCAGTTGGTTTAATGTTGCTTACAGTAGACAGGTGTAGTAGAGAAAGTGGATCACAGTGCTGTTTTAGAACACTACACAGTCTGTTGTTTACGCTCAGCCATCAACATGAAGAATTACTACCATGTACTGTGGATGATTTGCATTGGTTTGTTCTTATTTGCAGGAGTTTTGAAAACAACCTGAAGACATACAAACTGCTGGCTCATCGCAAACCTGAGTCTGAACTGCCAACTGTAAGTCTTcaaattaagttttttttttttttttaagacgtACAGTATCTGTCTCCTGCACAACATGCCCAGAGAGCAGGTTGCTTCTAGAGAGTCAAATCAGCCTCCACAAGCCGCTGAgatgtttaattttttattaCACTGCCCTAAGCTTCTGCCAACTAATAAtgactcagctgctgcagctgctactTTCAGAGATATCCTTGGCAAAACAAGCCTCACTTATCGAATTAACATTTCATGACAATATGCAGTTGGCCAAACTGTAATGTGAGTATTTCTCTGCATTCTTCAGCATGCTGGCTGTGTCGGCATCACTGCGGTTCATTGTAAAAATGCTGCTTGCTGGGTTATCCTTATTTCTTGGGAAACCTATTTTTGTAGTCGGCTTTATATGTGGCCCAGGTGGTTCAGTGTTTGACATCAGATGACACCAAGGTCCCCTGCTGAGGTATGACTTGCTCAACCTTGATTGGAGCTGCTGCGGCTCCATAGGAGGCTGCTCAAACTGAAGATCAGTGAAGTGTAGAGGCAGCGCTGCAGACTGCATGCTGTGGCGCTCGCCTCAGGCTTTGGCTCGCCCTGTTTCTGTAATAATGACCGCTGCAGTTCCAGCATGTAGTACACCAGAAACTATTTATTGATTCCCCCTGCAGAGCGTGATCAACTGTCCTACAATATAAAGCCTGTTATTTAGCAAGAGCTGGAGATGTTATAATGTAATGAGGTCACatttatatttcactttttaattGATGTACAGTAACCTGttgctgtgtattttatgcCTTCAGAGCAACTTTAATGTGGCCGTGCTGAATGTCGGCGCCCCTGCGGCAGGCATGAATGCAGCCGTCCGGTCGGCTGTCAGAGTGGGCATCTCTGAGGGCCACAAGATGTTCGCTGTCAACGATGGGTTTGAGGGATTATACAAAGGACAGGTATGTCCACTTGTATATTTGTTATTTACTACTAAATGCTACTAGAATCTGCCACAACATGAAGAGGCttcatgttgttattgaaatTTGCTCATGATTTCCCCTCAGACAGAGAATTGGCTTAGCTGGGTGAGAGTCAGAGTGCACAGTCACTGTTAGCTCCCTGACTGAAGAGTAATCAGGGAAGCCCAGTGGATAATCTGTCCAGATTAATGTAAACCAATTTCCCACACTGCCTCCGCCACCCCAGCATGCTCAGCCAAAGCAGATGCAGTACCACAATAAACTAAAAGAGGGCGACAGGATGTGTTCACAAATGGCAGTTTTAGGATGATAATATCATCAATGATCAGATAAATCTTCTGTCATCTAGTCATAAAATATTAAAGGGTTAAGTTTGAATGCAAGGTAGAAGCTTTCAGTGAAGACCTGTGCGAACTGTAATCTAAGACTTGAATATTTCTTTGTCCGATAACTGGTAGAACGGGTTTCCTCTGACCTTCTCATAGTGACATTCAGTCCATAGTTGGCTCATTCTGAGAACAGcacttaaagaaaaaaatcagccatttaTCTTCATTAGAATGTCTCCAGTATGACTGGTTAGTTAAACATCCTGTGTGAGCCCTGGCCAGCTGAAATCACACTGTGCCAACTGACCCTAAGAAGATTAGACCAGGGGGAGTAATGGATTTCTATAATTCAGGGACTCGGGGACTCGCTGCTACACACCTGTGTGTCTAATACTAGAGCATTCACTCAAATTAACCCTGCTCACACTGAGGCCCCAGGAGCTATAAGGTTATATTAATAGGACCATTTTCAGGATTGGAATACTATTATTAGTTTGTCAGAGAAGGATGATATTTTTCTATTTAATATTTGATGGAGTGCTGTTTTAATTTAAGATTGTGTATTTGTCTTCTCCTCAGATTAAAGAGATTAAATGGGCTGATGTTGGAGGATGGACGGGACAGGGTGGCTCCCTATTGGGAACTAAAAGGTAAAAGCAGGAAATTCTTTTAAACAAAATTAAACGCAGACAGGTGTGCGTACATACAGGTTAGCACACTCCCACCAGAGCAGTAAACCTATGACGTGTTTTATACATGTAAGTTTGTCTTGGTGTTGAAAAAGGCAGATGGATGAGGTATCAACCTGTTTAGACTCAGTATAGAGCCTCCAGAGTTAGGGTGGAAGTGGACGCAGTACACACCAAAGTTCTTGTGGCAAAGTGAACATATGTTCAtatgcacaacaacaaaacatgccAAGTGTGGACTCAGTCTTACTAAGCTGGAgcctacagcagcagcactgctgcagGAGTATGATAATAaccttatttttcttcttcagaaCACTTCCAGCAAAGCATGCTGAAAAAATTGCTGATCAGATCCGACAGCACAATATAAATGCACTGCTGGTTATCGGTGGATTTGAGGTATGTTTAAAAATCTTTTGTCTCTTTTAGCTCATCGTTTTTTGCTAATGAGAGAAGCTGTATGCTTTACAAGCAGCATTTATTACTGTAGCAGCATTATTGGTTTGATAATCAGAACAGTGTAACTGTTCAATCGTAAGATCAGGATGTGCATACATATTGCAGTACACAGTGCAATGTTGATCTTTTCATTAGTCTCATCTCATTTTATGTCAGCACATATGCTCTATATGTACATAGCCATGCCTTTATGGtagaagataagataaaactttattaatcctggaggacagaggagctaATAATCAAATGAATGCAGTTAAAGTATAATTAATATGTTGTTTTGAAAACTGTGAACACCTGCTTATCTCCAGCCATTTCACGCACTCCCATTTAAATGCTCACCGGCTTTAGTtttcctgtgtatgtgtgtatgtatagtATTTtctgagggtgtgtgtggagTGGTACCCATCTGTTTCACTGCTGTCCGTTGTGATAGACCTGGCTCCTCCCCTTGGCACCCTCCACTTATGTCTTTCTCCTCCTTGTGGCGAGTAGCACCTCTCAACCAAACAAACCAACTTCCCAAACCCTTTGCAGACACTAAAGCCCTTGGCTCTGCCCTGCAGGCCTTCCTGTCACTGCTGGAATTGTTAACGGCTCGCGGGAAATATGAGGAGTTCTGTGTGCCCATGGTCATGGTACCAGCCACTGTCTCCAACAATGTGCCGGGCTCAGACCTCAGCATTGGCGCTGACACAGCTCTGAACGCCATCACTACTGTAAGTGATGGGAGTCTGGCAACCAGAATAGATGAGCTCAGCAACACAAGACAaatacacatgaacacactcacATAGCAAGTCAGCCAGGAATTcaagagaggggagagaaaacGCTCACTCAGTCATTTTACCAGCCTGTCAGGGGGGATTGTCTGGAGAAAAAttcttcatctgtcagcttcACCAAAAGACAGAAGAAATTCTGAGTGAGTCTGTACTGTGAGGCGGGTAAAGGTAGCTGTAGAGTAGCGTCCCCTCCAGATCCGGTAAGTAAAGTGAGTGACAACATGGAGGCATGCTGTGAGGTGCACAAGTGTCGTGGCCGCCATGTTTGCACTGCTTGTCCTTCTCcccgagtgtgtgtttgtgcctgtgtgtcccCATGTCATCAACATTAAATGAGTGGTTACTAGCATGGAGGATTGATGTTAATTAACAGAAACTAAGCATCTGTAGTTGAGGTGTGTGGCAGAACAAACTGTCAACATGAACAGAATAAtgccatcttcatcatcatcatcatcttctgtGTATGTGGACTCGATCCGTGCTGCCTGTCCTGCCTGCATATAGCATTCCACAGCAGACATGGTCGCCATATGGTTGTCCTCTGCCGTGTCACTGCATTGTGTTGCTCAGGCTCGCACATGCACAGAtctgtcctgtctcttcctTTCTGTCCATCATTCCTTCTGTTCCATCACTTTCCTTCTACTGTTAATGTTCCCTTCCTTCTGTCTTGTCCTCTTTTCACTCACTCACTACTGTTTCCACACACGTCTGTCCTCCCGCCCTCTCTGCCAAAGGGAAGCCACAGCCGCTATCACACGGAACGAGCTGGAATGGCAGGATACGCTCCCACGAAAACTGAGCGAGATTCCCCTCTCTCAGTGTCCCCCCACCCCATTTGAATGGCTCTAATGCGTTTTTTTATATACTGCCGCTTCAGGCGTTTGagagtctgctgcagctgtttgaggCTCGTGCTACCTATGAGGAGTTTTGCATCCCGATGTGTATGCTGCCTGCCACCATAAGTAACAATGTACCGGGCACAGATCTAAGTATTGGGGCAGACACGGCCCTCAATGCCATCGTGGAGGTAAGGCAGTGGAACCAGCCACCGCCGGCACAGCTTTCACCGCTTTATGCAAACAGGATAGAAATGACACATGATGTTAGGGCATGGGTGGGGTTAATGGCCCAGTGCAAATAGTCAATAGAGTTTAAAGAGTCATGGGATATTACATTGATTATCAGCATTgggctttcaaaataaatgttcaaatacagaaatatgtcctgtctgtgtgcagcgtGAATCTGCTGTTGTAAATTTGACTGTTGTGCACTTTGCTAAGTAAGCATGCAATCTATGGACTGTCATACACTGTACAACCTTATCATTACTTGTAGTcaggaacacagacacactcacacagttaAATATTTCCGCTTGTGTTTATCCTGAATGTATGCTGACTTTCTGAGCTCATGTGCATGTGTCAGACCTGTGACCGCATCAAGCAGTCAGCTAGTGGGACCAAGAGGCGTGTGTTCATCATCGAGACTATGGGAGGATACTGTGGCTATTTGGCCAGTGTAGGAGGCCTGGCTGCTGGGGCTGATGCTGCTTATATCTATGAGGAGCAGTTTGACATCAGAGACCTGCAGGTAACACACtaccttacacacacatatatatagcCCTAAAACTGTCCACCAGATGGCGCTTGGCCAAAATATCATGCAGCTGCTACAGTGCCATCTACTGGTTAACTGTCTTCCCACAGGCCAATGTTGAACATCTGACAGAGAAAATGAAGACAAGCATTCAAAGAGGACTTGTCcttaggtaaaaaaaacaaaagacgtCAGCCTGTTGCTGTAGGTGGATGTTATGTTTTAAGCTCTTTAAGCTGCTCTGCTTGTCTCCAGTAACACTGTGTTTTACTTTGTGTTTAGGAATGAGAACTCGAATGAAAATTACACAACAGACTTCATCTACCAGCTGTACTCTGAAGAAGGGAGGGGAGTGTTTGACTGTAGGAAGAATGTGCTGGGACACATGCAGCAGGTAGGACCATCTCCTCCAGACTAACAGCTTCCCATATTTGTATCAGATCAATATCCATCTGTCTGCATGGGCGGCCTTTGTTGTAGTCTGAATTTCATTGGCTTTAATAATCTCTGAGGAGAGGTGATGGAGAACATGTAGATCTGTGGACATACAGGgctatgttttcatttctttaaaAGGGAGGAGCACCATCTCCATTTGACCGTAACTTTGGGACCAAGATCTCTGCCAAAGCCATGCAGTGGATTTCCAAAAAGCTGGTGGAGACATTTAGACAAGGTAAGGTCAATGTTCCACTTCCAATGCTGTTAGCGAGCTGACCTGTAGTggctcctccctccctgcagagGTGTGGCTGTGAACCAGATCTGTCATGGAGTCACTCTGACAAAGTCTGACactttgatgtatttttgtcCTCTCAAGGGaaattaattattgatcatttaCACCAGTTGATGCAACATTTTAATGAGGAATTTACTCTCACAGATAATACCTGTGATTGATGTTCAACACTGCTGACCTACATCTTGTCTTAAAGCAACACCACATGTATACAAAGCTACAATTAAAGCTAAaactcctctttgttttttatgtctATTTCTCTTACACATGGATGACATAAGATGAAGGTAATTCTTTTTTTCATGCTGGCTCCATGACCATCTCCATCTTTATCTTTAGCTCCATGTTCCCTCCCTGTGTGTCATATCCACTGTTTTGCCATATCGTATAGACGCACACAGCCTGGTCTAGGTACATGTAAGGTACAGCTGCCAGCAGCCGCCATGCAGTGCTTTTCCCAGTCATTAGAAATTGTCTGGAAAGCATGGGCAACACATCGCTTCTTCCTGCTTTGCCCCACAttttcttgtgtgtctgtggtgctttatgttgctttttttaGTAGTGATTATTCCTGTATGATCACCTATTTGATCCCCCATAGATCCATACATTATTTACAGAGAGTCACCAATTATCACTCTGTAAAA
This portion of the Parambassis ranga chromosome 20, fParRan2.1, whole genome shotgun sequence genome encodes:
- the pfkpa gene encoding ATP-dependent 6-phosphofructokinase, platelet type isoform X6, which produces MAQPDSKKIFFENLSGAGKAIAVLTSGGDAQGMNAAVRAVVRMGLYVGAKVYFIHEGYQGMVDGGENIKEATWESVSSMLQVGGTVIGSARCKEFRSHEGRLKAAHNLVRHGITNLCVIGGDGSLTGANLFREEWSGLLSELVEQGLIEADAIQKYSALHIVGMVGSIDNDFCGTDMTIGTDSALHRIIEVVDAIMTTAQSHQRTFVLEVMGRHCGYLALVSALACGADWVLIPEMPPEDGWEEKMCQKLSATRSRGTRLNIIIVAEGAIDRHGKPITSSFVKDLVVKQLGFDTRVTILGHVQRGGTPSAFDRILASRMGVEAVLALLETTANTPACVVSLCGNQSVRLPLMECVEMTQEVQKAMDQKRFEEAVKLRGRSFENNLKTYKLLAHRKPESELPTSNFNVAVLNVGAPAAGMNAAVRSAVRVGISEGHKMFAVNDGFEGLYKGQIKEIKWADVGGWTGQGGSLLGTKRTLPAKHAEKIADQIRQHNINALLVIGGFEAFESLLQLFEARATYEEFCIPMCMLPATISNNVPGTDLSIGADTALNAIVETCDRIKQSASGTKRRVFIIETMGGYCGYLASVGGLAAGADAAYIYEEQFDIRDLQANVEHLTEKMKTSIQRGLVLRNENSNENYTTDFIYQLYSEEGRGVFDCRKNVLGHMQQGGAPSPFDRNFGTKISAKAMQWISKKLVETFRQDEGRVFANSEDTCCLLGMRRRALVFQPVVQLKEESDFVHRIPREQWWLKLRPLMKILAKYKTSYDVSDSGQLEHVVHNRPKESDASVAM
- the pfkpa gene encoding ATP-dependent 6-phosphofructokinase, platelet type isoform X7 → MAQPDSKKIFFENLSGAGKAIAVLTSGGDAQGMNAAVRAVVRMGLYVGAKVYFIHEGYQGMVDGGENIKEATWESVSSMLQVGGTVIGSARCKEFRSHEGRLKAAHNLVRHGITNLCVIGGDGSLTGANLFREEWSGLLSELVEQGLIEADAIQKYSALHIVGMVGSIDNDFCGTDMTIGTDSALHRIIEVVDAIMTTAQSHQRTFVLEVMGRHCGYLALVSALACGADWVLIPEMPPEDGWEEKMCQKLSANRAGMKRLNIIIVAEGAIDRNNKPITTDFIKDLVVKQLGFDTRVTILGHVQRGGTPSAFDRILASRMGVEAVLALLETTANTPACVVSLCGNQSVRLPLMECVEMTQEVQKAMDQKRFEEAVKLRGRSFENNLKTYKLLAHRKPESELPTSNFNVAVLNVGAPAAGMNAAVRSAVRVGISEGHKMFAVNDGFEGLYKGQIKEIKWADVGGWTGQGGSLLGTKRTLPAKHAEKIADQIRQHNINALLVIGGFEAFLSLLELLTARGKYEEFCVPMVMVPATVSNNVPGSDLSIGADTALNAITTTCDRIKQSASGTKRRVFIIETMGGYCGYLASVGGLAAGADAAYIYEEQFDIRDLQANVEHLTEKMKTSIQRGLVLRNENSNENYTTDFIYQLYSEEGRGVFDCRKNVLGHMQQGGAPSPFDRNFGTKISAKAMQWISKKLVETFRQDEGRVFANSEDTCCLLGMRRRALVFQPVVQLKEESDFVHRIPREQWWLKLRPLMKILAKYKTSYDVSDSGQLEHVVHNRPKESDASVAM
- the pfkpa gene encoding ATP-dependent 6-phosphofructokinase, platelet type isoform X10, translated to MAQPDSKKIFFENLSGAGKAIAVLTSGGDAQGMNAAVRAVVRMGLYVGAKVYFIHEGYQGMVDGGENIKEATWESVSSMLQVGGTVIGSARCKEFRSHEGRLKAAHNLVRHGITNLCVIGGDGSLTGANLFREEWSGLLSELVEQGLIEADAIQKYSALHIVGMVGSIDNDFCGTDMTIGTDSALHRIIEVVDAIMTTAQSHQRTFVLEVMGRHCGYLALVSALACGADWVLIPEMPPEDGWEEKMCQKLSATRSRGTRLNIIIVAEGAIDRHGKPITSSFVKDLVVKQLGFDTRVTILGHVQRGGTPSAFDRILASRMGVEAVLALLETTANTPACVVSLCGNQSVRLPLMECVEMTQEVQKAMDQKRFEEAVKLRGRSFENNLKTYKLLAHRKPESELPTSNFNVAVLNVGAPAAGMNAAVRSAVRVGISEGHKMFAVNDGFEGLYKGQIKEIKWADVGGWTGQGGSLLGTKRTLPAKHAEKIADQIRQHNINALLVIGGFEAFESLLQLFEARATYEEFCIPMCMLPATISNNVPGTDLSIGADTALNAIVETCDRIKQSASGTKRRVFIIETMGGYCGYLASVGGLAAGADAAYIYEEQFDIRDLQANVEHLTEKMKTSIQRGLVLRNENSNENYTTDFIYQLYSEEGRGVFDCRKNVLGHMQQGGAPSPFDRNFGTKISAKAMQWISKKLVETFRQGRVFANSEDTCCLLGMRRRALVFQPVVQLKEESDFVHRIPREQWWLKLRPLMKILAKYKTSYDVSDSGQLEHVVHNRPKESDASVAM
- the pfkpa gene encoding ATP-dependent 6-phosphofructokinase, platelet type isoform X12; this encodes MAQPDSKKIFFENLSGAGKAIAVLTSGGDAQGMNAAVRAVVRMGLYVGAKVYFIHEGYQGMVDGGENIKEATWESVSSMLQVGGTVIGSARCKEFRSHEGRLKAAHNLVRHGITNLCVIGGDGSLTGANLFREEWSGLLSELVEQGLIEADAIQKYSALHIVGMVGSIDNDFCGTDMTIGTDSALHRIIEVVDAIMTTAQSHQRTFVLEVMGRHCGYLALVSALACGADWVLIPEMPPEDGWEEKMCQKLSATRSRGTRLNIIIVAEGAIDRHGKPITSSFVKDLVVKQLGFDTRVTILGHVQRGGTPSAFDRILASRMGVEAVLALLETTANTPACVVSLCGNQSVRLPLMECVEMTQEVQKAMDQKRFEEAVKLRGRSFENNLKTYKLLAHRKPESELPTSNFNVAVLNVGAPAAGMNAAVRSAVRVGISEGHKMFAVNDGFEGLYKGQIKEIKWADVGGWTGQGGSLLGTKRTLPAKHAEKIADQIRQHNINALLVIGGFEAFLSLLELLTARGKYEEFCVPMVMVPATVSNNVPGSDLSIGADTALNAITTTCDRIKQSASGTKRRVFIIETMGGYCGYLASVGGLAAGADAAYIYEEQFDIRDLQANVEHLTEKMKTSIQRGLVLRNENSNENYTTDFIYQLYSEEGRGVFDCRKNVLGHMQQGGAPSPFDRNFGTKISAKAMQWISKKLVETFRQGRVFANSEDTCCLLGMRRRALVFQPVVQLKEESDFVHRIPREQWWLKLRPLMKILAKYKTSYDVSDSGQLEHVVHNRPKESDASVAM
- the pfkpa gene encoding ATP-dependent 6-phosphofructokinase, platelet type isoform X8 produces the protein MAQPDSKKIFFENLSGAGKAIAVLTSGGDAQGMNAAVRAVVRMGLYVGAKVYFIHEGYQGMVDGGENIKEATWESVSSMLQVGGTVIGSARCKEFRSHEGRLKAAHNLVRHGITNLCVIGGDGSLTGANLFREEWSGLLSELVEQGLIEADAIQKYSALHIVGMVGSIDNDFCGTDMTIGTDSALHRIIEVVDAIMTTAQSHQRTFVLEVMGRHCGYLALVSALACGADWVLIPEMPPEDGWEEKMCQKLSATRSRGTRLNIIIVAEGAIDRHGKPITSSFVKDLVVKQLGFDTRVTILGHVQRGGTPSAFDRILASRMGVEAVLALLETTANTPACVVSLCGNQSVRLPLMECVEMTQEVQKAMDQKRFEEAVKLRGRSFENNLKTYKLLAHRKPESELPTSNFNVAVLNVGAPAAGMNAAVRSAVRVGISEGHKMFAVNDGFEGLYKGQIKEIKWADVGGWTGQGGSLLGTKRTLPAKHAEKIADQIRQHNINALLVIGGFEAFLSLLELLTARGKYEEFCVPMVMVPATVSNNVPGSDLSIGADTALNAITTTCDRIKQSASGTKRRVFIIETMGGYCGYLASVGGLAAGADAAYIYEEQFDIRDLQANVEHLTEKMKTSIQRGLVLRNENSNENYTTDFIYQLYSEEGRGVFDCRKNVLGHMQQGGAPSPFDRNFGTKISAKAMQWISKKLVETFRQDEGRVFANSEDTCCLLGMRRRALVFQPVVQLKEESDFVHRIPREQWWLKLRPLMKILAKYKTSYDVSDSGQLEHVVHNRPKESDASVAM